Part of the Pseudomonas lijiangensis genome is shown below.
TTTCACGTTTTCACCTTCAGCCAGGCTCCAGCCGACCTGAGTGGTGCCTATGTACAGGCAGACGACCGGTATCAGCGCCAGCAGTATCAAGTGGGGCAGGTAGTGCCGGGGCTCCTGTTCTTCCTTGCATCTGGCGGTTTTCCAGGCCTCTCTGGGCTGGGTGAAAAGTTTGATGATCAATGGCGTGTGCATGGCTGACCCCTCGGCTCAGTGTCTGCTCGCAACTTTCCCTGTTTCCTGCGAGCCCCCGACGACTTTACTGGCTGATGCCTGAATGGTTTCGCCCCATGGGACAGTCGGAGCAATGAACGCATTGAGTTTTCCTACTTCTCTGAACTTTCTGGTCGGTCGGGGCCTCTTCTATTTCAAGGGCGCCTGTTCGGTGGCCTCTGTTCAAACAGGTGGGAGGTTTCAAATGCCTTGGATATCTGAAAGTGGTTTATGGCTCTTTACGGCATTGGTCGCACTCATTGTGCTGGCCGATATCTGGGCTGTGCTGCGGGTGCGTAAGAGCGACACATCCTCCAGCAACAAATTGATGTGGTTCATCGTGATTGTTGCCGTGCCGGTGATCGGTGTGCTGCTGTGGGTACTGACCGGGCCACGGCATGTCTCCAAACCTGCGAACCCGGCTCAGGAAGCCAGCAAGTATTGATGCTGGCTTCAGGAATACTTCGCCGAATGGTGAGGGTAATTGACCAACCGTGCGCCGATGACCATTTCGCTGATCCAGTTCGTCAGCATGGAGCTGTAAAGGCTCTGGCTGAGATCACTGCTCAGCGCATGGTCGGCGCCATCCACCAGCCGATAAGTCAGTGAATGGGCGCGCTCGAAAGCGCTGCGATAGCTCATCAGCGTGGCATGGGGCACGTAGTCGTCCTGTTCTGACTCGATCAGCAATACATCACCCTTGAAATCCTTGCAGGCTGCCAGAGCTCGATTGTCGGCGGCGGTCAGGGCCGAGCGCCTGTAGTGCGCAAGCTTGTCGCGATCAAGCTCTTGCTTGGGCATCTCCCAGTCGGCATCCCAGTACAGTGCCGGTACGCGCAAGGCGAGCCATTTGACCGGGCGCATGGAACTGAGAATGGTGGCCAGGTATCCGCCATAGCTGCTGCCGATAACGGCAATTTCTTCTTTGTCCACCGCCGGATGGCTGGCCAGCCGATCATAGGCCGCCAGCAGATCGTTCAGGCTCTGCTCCCGTGAGACGGTGGCGCGCAGCTCATGGGTGCGCTCATGACCGCGCAGGTCGAAGGTCAGGCACACACAGCCAAGGCCGGTGATGTTCTTGGCGCGGGCCAGGTCGCGCTGTTGACTGCCGCCCCAGCCGTGAACGAAGAGGATGCCGGGTATCTTCGCGCCGGGAGTCAGGATGGTTCCGGATATGGACTGGTTTTCAACGTCTATCTCGATGCTTTCACTGCGCACACTCATAAGGCTCGACCTGTATGAATTTGGTGATAACGCCCACTTGAGGATCTTCGCCCTCATAGAGAAGGTGGGCGTTGGCGGGGAGTCGGGTCTGGCCATAGATTTCATGGGTGGACACCTGAATACGTTGCAGCGCGGGATCAGCAGCGAACGCCATCAACGCTTCGATTTCTGCCGGGCTTGCGCCCCCGATGCGCCAGGACTGCTCAAGCACACCGAAGCACACCTGGCCTCGGGCATTGGTGCCCTTGGCGATGTCGTAATTGCGCCGTGAAGCGACAAGGCCGGGAAAGCAGTCGCAGGCTGCCTTGTCATAGACAATGGCGTGCTCTATTGCCTGACGGACCGAAGTGTCCATGTCCTGGCTGAGCAATACGTCATAATCGCCGCGCACGATCCACAGCCGGGAT
Proteins encoded:
- a CDS encoding PLD nuclease N-terminal domain-containing protein, yielding MPWISESGLWLFTALVALIVLADIWAVLRVRKSDTSSSNKLMWFIVIVAVPVIGVLLWVLTGPRHVSKPANPAQEASKY
- a CDS encoding alpha/beta hydrolase family protein, producing MSVRSESIEIDVENQSISGTILTPGAKIPGILFVHGWGGSQQRDLARAKNITGLGCVCLTFDLRGHERTHELRATVSREQSLNDLLAAYDRLASHPAVDKEEIAVIGSSYGGYLATILSSMRPVKWLALRVPALYWDADWEMPKQELDRDKLAHYRRSALTAADNRALAACKDFKGDVLLIESEQDDYVPHATLMSYRSAFERAHSLTYRLVDGADHALSSDLSQSLYSSMLTNWISEMVIGARLVNYPHHSAKYS